A single Corynebacterium resistens DSM 45100 DNA region contains:
- a CDS encoding TadA family conjugal transfer-associated ATPase, producing the protein MSNAFVEDVRLRLAERGFSEASVEKISEVMPAETDVETIRQVQLELSGLGRLGQVLTDPWVTDVVVNADGSVWQDRGEGMERLGIELVAEEARNLAVHMAATCGSRLDDAMPYADGVLTGLPADIPAAAIRMHAVLSPPVQGGTCISLRMLKTSGLSIEQLVRDRFVSVELAEALRGIVDNRKNVLISGGTGAGKTTLLATMLGEVPGWQRCIVVEDTPELMPGHPHVVSLTARRGNAEGKGAITMQTLVKQCLRMRPDRIVVGEIRGAEVADLLVALNTGHAGSAGTIHANSPQAVPGRLDALGAMAGLPERALARQAVDGIDVLLHVARTAEGRRLTHVGQLALDNRQRLDVRMLWANGPCDGWSNFMMDLGQQAA; encoded by the coding sequence GGGGTTCAGCGAGGCGTCGGTGGAAAAGATCAGTGAAGTTATGCCGGCCGAGACCGACGTGGAAACGATAAGGCAGGTGCAGCTTGAGCTCAGCGGGTTGGGGAGGCTTGGGCAAGTGCTCACCGACCCGTGGGTGACAGACGTTGTGGTCAATGCAGATGGCAGTGTGTGGCAAGACCGCGGGGAGGGCATGGAGCGGCTCGGCATCGAGTTGGTGGCGGAGGAAGCGCGTAACTTGGCGGTCCACATGGCTGCTACGTGCGGTAGTCGGTTGGATGATGCCATGCCTTACGCAGATGGGGTACTGACTGGGCTGCCGGCGGATATTCCGGCAGCGGCGATCCGAATGCATGCGGTGCTATCGCCGCCGGTGCAAGGCGGGACATGCATTAGTTTGCGCATGCTAAAAACGAGTGGGCTAAGCATCGAACAGTTGGTGCGGGACAGGTTCGTGAGTGTAGAGCTGGCCGAAGCCTTGCGAGGGATTGTCGACAATCGCAAGAATGTGCTGATCAGCGGGGGAACCGGCGCTGGAAAGACGACCCTGCTGGCGACCATGCTGGGTGAAGTGCCAGGGTGGCAACGCTGCATCGTGGTGGAGGATACGCCCGAGTTGATGCCGGGGCATCCGCATGTTGTTTCGCTGACCGCGCGCCGGGGAAATGCCGAGGGCAAAGGAGCCATCACGATGCAGACATTAGTGAAGCAATGCCTGCGTATGCGCCCAGATCGGATCGTGGTCGGGGAGATTCGTGGCGCAGAAGTTGCGGATCTGCTGGTAGCCCTGAACACCGGACATGCGGGAAGTGCCGGAACGATACACGCGAACTCTCCGCAAGCAGTGCCTGGACGGTTGGATGCGCTGGGCGCGATGGCCGGGTTGCCGGAGCGTGCGTTAGCGCGCCAAGCCGTGGACGGAATTGATGTGTTGTTGCATGTAGCCCGCACGGCTGAAGGGCGCAGGCTCACACATGTGGGGCAGTTAGCTCTGGATAACCGGCAAAGGTTGGACGTGCGCATGTTGTGGGCCAATGGTCCTTGCGACGGGTGGAGCAATTTCATGATGGATTTAGGCCAACAGGCGGCGTAG